One region of Eupeodes corollae chromosome 1, idEupCoro1.1, whole genome shotgun sequence genomic DNA includes:
- the LOC129941757 gene encoding cAMP-dependent protein kinase catalytic subunit 2-like has product MLTETFPLFACEKDNSYDELLEEMKREFLTKWEKNKTSVLRGLDDFEQIAVLGVGSFGRVKLCKDTSTGKYCAIKVMLKEHIVKHKQVKHVYQEKLVLQSINFPTLITLEFSRKDNDYLYLAMPYIIGGELFSYHRKVKKFNEKQARFYCAQVFLGFEYLHKLHVIYRDLKPENILIDKKGYIRITDFGFAKRVLDRTMTLCGTPEYLAPEIIQAKPYGPSVDWWAFGILIYELVCGKSPFANYNKDHMKMYSKICDGFYKMPPYFSRDLRDLVDNLLQVDLSKRFGNMMNGNKDIKEHQWFKSIDWCGLYNQVIEAPYIPSATDLEDTSNFDKFPNVDLVHSNLNKFEEYFAEF; this is encoded by the exons atgttaacaGAAACTTTCCCTTTATTTGCCTGTGAAAAGGATAACAGTTACGATGAGCTCTTGGAAGAAATGAAAAGAGAGTTCCTGACCAAatgggaaaaaaataaaacatcggTATTGAGAGGGCTTGATGATTTTGAGCAAATAGCAGTTTTAGGAGTTGGCTCTTTTGGACGAGTC AAACTCTGTAAAGATACATCAACAGGCAAGTACTGTGCTATTAAGGTTATGTTGAAAGAGCACATTGTCAAGCATAAGCAAGTGAAGCATGTCTATCAAGAGAAACTTGTGCTACAGTCAATAAACTTTCCTACCCTAATAACTTTAGAATTTTCCCGAAAGGATAACGATTATTTATACTTGGCAATGCCTTACATAATTGGAGGCGAACTCTTTTCATATCATCGAAA GGTAAAGAAATTCAACGAAAAACAAGCAAGATTTTACTGTGCTCAAGTATTTCTTGGTTTTGAGTACTTGCATAAGTTACATGTGATTTATAGAGACTTGAAGCCTGAAAACATTCTCATAGACAAAAAGGGCTATATTCGAATAACTGATTTTGGATTTGCTAAG CGAGTTTTAGATAGAACCATGACACTTTGTGGAACACCTGAGTACCTTGCTCCAGAAATTATTCAGGCCAAACCTTATGGACCCAGCGTTGACTGGTGGGCTTTTGGAATCCTCATCTACGAACTTGTTTGTGGAAAATCACCGTTTGCAAATTATAACAAGGATCATATGAAAATGTATTCCAAAATCTGTGATGGCTTTTATAAAATGCCACCTTATTTTAGTAGGGATTTAAGAGATTTGGTGGATAACTTGTTGCAAGTTGATCTTTCAAAGAG atttggcAACATGATGAATGGAAATAAGGACATTAAGGAACATCAATGGTTCAAGTCTATTgattggtgtggtttgtacaaTCAAGTGATTGAAGCTCCTTATATTCCAAGTGCAACGGATCTCGAAGACACCagcaattttgataaatttccaAATGTTGATCTGGTGCATTCCAATttgaataagtttgaagaataCTTTGCAGAATTTTAG